The following DNA comes from Labrus mixtus chromosome 8, fLabMix1.1, whole genome shotgun sequence.
ATAATTTGGGTAAAATCACTCAAAGTAAGttttattgcaaaaaaacaaacaaaaaaaaacacccatttCTGGGTCAGTGCCACACAGCTGTTAAGCAATGACAGTGTAACATACTGTACTTCAGGGTTCTTTTCAAGAGACGTCTGTCAGATTTGATGTACATCACATTTGAGGGAACTGTAAAACATCCTTGTCTTCAGTTGACTTTCACGTCTTTAGGCCACCAGTCTGGCACAGCCACCTCGAGTGTCACTTTGGTGTCGTCAGAAGATTTAAGCGTCAATACCTCTTTGGCATGTGCCATGCGGATTAGGCTCAGACCCAGCTCTCCAACCCCTGCTCGGTACTTCCCAGCTGGCTTGCCGGACTGTGTTTGCAGGGAAGCGCCGTCCTCGAGGTCTGACACTGGCGCTGACAAGCGTGCTGGCATCAGGCGTTTGCGAATCACCCCAGTGTGATGAGTCCTGGCTGTGAGCTCCTGGCCAATGTAGCAGCCTTTGCTAAAGCTGATACCCTGCATGAAGACTAGATTCGACTCTAGTGGTAGTGCCGTCCCAGGGGGTAGGTCCTTCACCCCCTCAGGAAGTCCTAGACAACAACgacagcagagaaaataaacaaaacttgtAAAACAATGTCAGCACACGTGCGTGAAAATCCTTTGTCCTCAACCCACCacttttttcaaatacaaactGTATGTGTGCAATGACTTGATATCTCTTACCTAGCGCATAACGATGTTTGTGATACTCCTCTGTGTCACCTTTCTGACATGATGAAATTACCTCCGAGGGGTCGACCTTActgtccaccaccagtctccaGCCCATCATCTGAGTTCGAGGATCAGTCTCCCACACCAAAGCTTTTTCTGGGGAGGACAGCTCCGGTGCACTGGCCTCTTCACCCGTGCTCTTGTGCTTTGGAAGTACAGCCCATACAGAGAGGTCGGGACATGGGTTTATGTTGATCTTTCTGCGAATCTTGTACACCTTCAAATGTCTCAAGATTGAGTCTTTAACTGTGCAGTCGCACTCCAGGAAAACCCCCTGTCCTGCTTCAGCTTCTTTTAGACTGAAAGGAAATACAGCAagttttgatgtctttttttcatgagtataaaaacaaaatataaaatcactTTTCTTCTTGGTGTTATTTTTTAAGGTGAACATATTTTGCCGTCTGACTGTCTCCCTcaattagttttattttcttctaaaaATAGTTTTGATGATCCCCAGAAGACATGCATTTGGACACACAGCACTGCAATATGTGAAATGATATTGTATATCTTCAGGGTGGTCGTGCAGCTTTAATGGAGCTATATGGCATGACTAATGTCCATATGTGTACAAAAGATAAAGGTATACATTCTCCTGCCTTAACAGTTGcaacaaaaaaggttttgagTAAATTTGTACCAAACACAGGCTGCTCATAAATTCACCATGAACAATATTTGTGAAGGGGCTTTTTATATTCGACGTTATGCTTCTTAATCATAACAAACTGTAAACAGACTGCTGCATCTatcaaatgatttaattaagGATATCTTGTTATTTGATCGTCAAGGACAATAAAAAACTACTAATTTGACAGTATAtataaacaaactaaatcaaaataaaacctaaaaacTATCATTTAGCATCTTCAGAAACATGAAATTCCACTGGttaatttagtgttttttttcctcatctttttaaaaaaaaaaatagaggctTCCTACAGTCTATGTGCATTACACAAGCTTTTGTTGTCATATTGCAGATATTCACTCAAAAATGTACCATTATAATACTGGTTATAACTCAGACTGTGATCACTTTCATATAAATATGGTCACTTTGTCAGCAAACTTTAAATGATACACCAGGttagaaaagtgaaaaaaggtTAAACTAAATTGTATTTAGTACAGTCCAACATTGAATTGATTTACtgctgaaaatatgttcaatagagacatttttttaaaggacacacCTTAGGAGTATGTTCAGCAACACCACTTCCTATAAAAAATAAGGGCCTATTTTGTGAAAGTGTTATGAGGGATTATTTTTTGGTTATGGTTTGCAACTGAGAGTAACCCTTCAAGGGGATACAAATAATAAAGCAACACTGTTAGATCTTAAAACGTATAAAATCTAAAGTGAAGACCAGTGTTTAGTTTGAGGTCTCACACTTGCTGTAATCTATGAGGCAACAACTGCGTCACAAGATAAGGAGCCGCACCCTCGtgtttacttaaaaaaacaagtgtttaaaCGGCATTATGACGCGTACTATACCTGTACAACATGATGTCATATAGTGTCCTTCCTTGCACATTTAGCATATGTGAGTACATGACTTTGTGTGCAGGGTCCTCCAGCAGCGCCATGTCATTGGTTATAATCCCCTGAAGAAACGAGCTGGTGTCTTGTCCCTGGATTTTCAGTAAGGTCCGGTGACAAAGGTGGTAGCACACAAACTGTCCCGGTGCAACTCCTCCGTTATTCGTCCCCTGGCTGCTGTACCTCTTCACTTGTATTCCTGACGGAGCTGAAGCACCGGAGACGTTCAACGTTACGCACAAATACCGACCGCCGTATTTTCCGAGACGATTGGCGGACGTGAACGCtcctctgcagaaaaacaaaggccCCATGTTGTATGTTAATGTTAGAGTGTAGCTGGTGTCTAAATTAAGTGGTTTGATCTACTATTCATCACAGTGGACGACTACATAATACTGCACACGACCATAGGCGCCTCCATTTTgccatcccacaatgcattgctcgaaaatatttcaaacacacGTGTGACGGTGTGACGCTGTTTTGCTTCAGATGCTAGTTTGTGGTGAtggtaagttttttttttttttttaaattttccttAAATTACCTGTTTCACCtataaatattattaatatgTTAGTTActaaatatgtttgaaatgtacAACTATTCTAGTAGTTGTAGTAGTAAATGCATTTTGGCCCTCACTGTAGAAAATACAATCAGGCTAAGGCCAAgctatgcatgtcattttacCATGAAGAGCAACAAGTGTGTGAGTTTATATTACTGTCACGTGAAAAAGTATCCTTTTATAAGACTTGTTATCGCCACAtcaaaaacacgtttttttttttttttttaaatatatgggCTATAGTATTTTCTTACATTAGCATATCTTCTCAGGATACTATTATGACAAGATATGCATAATATATCttcattatcattttaaaaagagccTTCCAtacctaaaaaaacaacagcctcTACATTCTGAAGTTTGAAATGATAAATGTGTtcatatgt
Coding sequences within:
- the iba57 gene encoding putative transferase CAF17 homolog, mitochondrial, which produces MGPLFFCRGAFTSANRLGKYGGRYLCVTLNVSGASAPSGIQVKRYSSQGTNNGGVAPGQFVCYHLCHRTLLKIQGQDTSSFLQGIITNDMALLEDPAHKVMYSHMLNVQGRTLYDIMLYSLKEAEAGQGVFLECDCTVKDSILRHLKVYKIRRKININPCPDLSVWAVLPKHKSTGEEASAPELSSPEKALVWETDPRTQMMGWRLVVDSKVDPSEVISSCQKGDTEEYHKHRYALGLPEGVKDLPPGTALPLESNLVFMQGISFSKGCYIGQELTARTHHTGVIRKRLMPARLSAPVSDLEDGASLQTQSGKPAGKYRAGVGELGLSLIRMAHAKEVLTLKSSDDTKVTLEVAVPDWWPKDVKVN